The proteins below come from a single Bombus fervidus isolate BK054 chromosome 15, iyBomFerv1, whole genome shotgun sequence genomic window:
- the LOC139995152 gene encoding protein RRP5 homolog yields MTSKNLLRGGKEVRERKASDLLFGKYEKIGKRNREKQRAKKQDEEEPNFVPNTAERLSYATISEGLVVLGCISEVTNYDLLISLPGGLVGRAQITDISECYTNLLQNFVKSQDSETNEFKSLPELYTYGDYVVCYVKAIQSQEILQIAISLEPSLINQSLDVAYLDIGSKIVCTISSIEDHGYLVDTGLINVRAFIPTKESGSEKCLFPGKQLLCYVKEVKNNENTSTITLTLKRKLVKTICETEIKSLDSMMPGTKFDLSIKKVLSNGLCVSLNENNIGFINQIYLDEPLSKYSNSLTITGTLLYILPTIKFAYFSSTIDKSRDNTIKPGDVVEGATVLFRESRGIVLQLTKNGIRGFVSLKRTGVEYNKIIEKFAPGTTHKCRILSYSWLDGIYLCTMQRSLLEQKYFSLSDFKPGDMVNVKITDIDKVNGFVNVQLGKFNGQIAPDHISDEGLSALNKLKVDEEVEARVLFVHIGRKKVYLTLKRSLITSDLPILANIQDAKIDSKHHATIIQIHKRGILVKFFGDVKGWISHTALDTETSNVNWNCSIGQTILVKVQTVNTDSGEITVKMVNQDIQVEKAAFDIGEEVEGTIIESSTQGLYLRISRNEGQTVSTGFLPAGHMSPCMEIAALLASKYVPGDTLSALVFATVPNLILTRTIVTQGRYRNFEKLKIGDCIPCTIKDMEPDGIRLILPVSECTPFGYVSYSNVSNFNLLHTNQILMAKIFSINKKEQQLGLTLSLKKIYDDLSDPKSRMVAALDTLILYFNKLVELSSNSYYKNRPISSVKLGQRVTGKIEKITADGLVVQLQNNLLGIVSKNHYSDNKKIGDKISGTIIWINYVHELVELTTLSSIMHKISAKQNKQIQFPDGKLLRGRILMVTNWFILIFLQGIGKGTLAAIPVRRHINDLQPDLTPYTIHSKVKCYALLNSKESNIMPLCIIKSAFENKYDVREKSNNNNYLKRKKQNQENVVLAKKIKIQKLLEVPNV; encoded by the exons atgacgtcgaaaaatcttttAAGAGGTGGAAAAGAAGTTCGAGAAAGGAAAGCATCAGATTtg TTATTTGGCAAATATGAGAAAATTGGTAAAAGGAATCGTGAGAAACAGAGGGCAAAGAAACAAGACGAAGAGGAACCAAATTTTGTTCCCAACACTGCAGAACGATTATCATATGCAACAATATCTGAAGGATTAGTGGTATTAGGATGTATTTCTGAAGTGACAAACTATGATTTGCTGATATCTTTGCCAGGCGGCTTAGTAGGTCGTGCCCAAATTACAGATATCAGTGAATGTTACACAAATTTGTTGCAAAATTTTGTCAAATCACAGGATTCTGAGACAAACGAATTTAAGTCCCTTCCTGAGTTATATACCTATGGAGATTACGTCGTATGTTATGTAAAAGCTATACAATCGCAAGAGATATTGCAAATTGCGATATCTCTTGAGCCCAGTCTAATAAATCAAAGTTTAGATGTTGCTTATTTAGATATTGGCTCAAAAATAGTATGTACTATTAGTAGTATAGAAGATCATGGTTATCTGGTAGACACAGGTTTAATAAACGTAAGAGCGTTTATTCCTACTAAGGAAAGTGGCAGTGAAAAATGTTTGT TTCCAGGTAAACAGCTTCTATGCTATGTTAAAgaagttaaaaataatgagAATACATCGACGATTACATTAACTTTGAAACGGAAGCTTGTTAAGACTATTTgtgaaacagaaattaaatcaTTGGACAGCATGATGCCAGGCACAAAATTTGATCTTTCTATAAAGAAAGTGTTGTCTAATGGCTTATGTGTTTCattaaatgaaaacaatataggattcataaatcaaatatatttagacGAGCCCTTatctaaatattcaaatagtcTGACAATTACTGgaacattattatatattttgccgACCATCAAATTTGCATACTTTAGCTCGACGATAGATAAATCTAGAGACAATACTATTAAGCCTGGAGATGTTGTAGAAGGAGCTACTGTTCTATTCAGAGAATCTCGTGGAATAGTACTACAATTAACTAAGAATGGAATACGGGGATTCGTTTCCTTGAAAAGAACAGGtgttgaatataataaaatcattgaaaaatttgcacCTGGTACTACACATAAATGCAGAATATTATCATACAGCTGGTTAGATGGAATTTATCTCTGTACCATGCAGCGTTCGCTGCTGGAACAGAAGTACTTTTCATTGTCTGATTTTAAACCTGGCGACATGGTAAATGTAAAGATTACAGATATTGACAAAGTGAATGGTTTCGTTAATGTACAACTTGGTAAATTTAATGGACAAATTGCACCAGATCATATATCTGACGAAGGTTTAAGTGCCTTAAACAAGCTGAAAGTCGACGAAGAAGTAGAAGCAAGAGTCTTGTTCGTTCATATAGGCCGGAAAAAAGTATATCTCACTTTGAAAAGGTCTTTAATAACGAGTGACTTGCCCATTTTAGCGAACATACAAGACGCGAAAATTGACTCGAAACACCACGCAACTATCATTCAAATACATAAGCGTGGAATATTGGTAAAGTTCTTCGGGGATGTTAAAGGTTGGATTTCACATACTGCTCTCGACACGGAAACATCTAACGTAAATTGGAACTGTTCGATTGGACAAACAATTTTGGTAAAAGTTCAAACAGTGAACACAGATTCGGGAGAGATAACTGTAAAAATGGTTAATCAGGACATACAAGTTGAAAAAGCAGCATTCGATATTGGTGAAGAAGTAGAAGGCACAATAATAGAATCATCCACTCAAGGGTTATATTTAAGAATCAGTAGAAATGAAGGACAAACTGTTAGTACAGGATTTTTACCAGCTGGTCACATGTCACCTTGTATGGAGATTGCAGCTCTACTGGCATCAAAATATGTTCCTGGTGATACACTTTCAGCTCTTGTATTTGCTACAGTacctaatttaattttaactagGACTATTGTAACTCAAGGAAGATACAGGAATTTTGAGAAACTGAAAATAGGAGACTGTATACCTTGTACGATCAAAGATATGGAGCCAGATGGTATAAGACTAATTTTACCAGTTTCAGAATGTACGCCATTTGGATATGTGTCCTATAGTAACGTTAGTAATTTTAATCTACTGCACACAAACCAAATTTTAatggcaaaaatattttctattaacaaGAAAGAACAACAATTAGGACTAACATTGTCgctaaagaaaatatacgatGATCTATCTGATCCTAAAAGTCGAATGGTGGCAGCATTGGATACATTGATcctgtattttaataaattagtagAACTTTCAAGTAATTCATATTACAAAAACAGACCAATTTCATCTGTAAAATTAGGGCAGAGAGTTACTGGaaagattgaaaaaattaCGGCTGATGGTTTGGTTGTTCAATTACAGAATAACTTGCTAGGTATAGTGTCTAAGAATCATTACtctgataataaaaaaatagggGACAAAATTTCTGGGACGATTATATGGATAAATTACGTACACGAGCTTGTCGAATTGACCACGTTATCGTCAATAATGCACAAAATAAGTGCCAAACAAAATAAGCAAATACAATTCCCGGACGGCAAATTGCTACGTGGTAGAATCTTAATGGTGACAAATTGGTTTATCTTGATATTCCTACAAGGTATTGGTAAAGGAACTTTAGCTGCGATACCTGTACGTCGTCACATAAACGATTTACAGCCAGATCTAACACCTTATACTATTCATTCTAAAGTTAAATGTTACGCCTTATTAAATTCCAAAGAATCCAATATTATGCCTCTCTGCATCATAAAATCTGCATTTGAAAACAAGTATGATGTGAGAGAgaaatcgaataataataattacttaaaaaggaagaaacaaaacCAAGAGAACGTGGTACTtgccaaaaaaataaaaattcaaaagttaCTGGAAGTACCGAATGTGTAA